One window of the Gemmatimonas sp. genome contains the following:
- a CDS encoding IS30 family transposase has protein sequence MKELTGREAMRSPGAPSLRREVERQFWAQIATGITSEKAAEAVGVSPVVGTRWFRHRGGMPLMMAKPICGRYLSFAEREEIGLLRAQEVGVREIARRIGRSPSTISRELKRNAATRGGKLEYRASVAHWKSDLVAKRPKPAKLVTNPRLRDYVQQHLEGTIHDARGRVVDGPRQAPFIGRNKPHRGDRRWVNGWSPEQIANRLRVDFPDDPSMRISHEAIYQALYIQGRGALKRELVSYLRTGRALRTPRARSQAKAWAHVSDEVMIASRPAEADDRAVPGHWEGDLIIGLDRSAIGTLVERSSRFTMLVHLPRETGYGLKPRTKTGPALGGYGAITMANALTRTVTKLPSHLWQSLTWDRGKELSDHARFSIESGVKVFFADPHSPWQRGTNENTNGLLRQYFPKGTDLSRWSEQELQAVALAFNNRPRKTLGWKTPAEALNDHLKSVAQPGVATTD, from the coding sequence ACCGGGAGGGAGGCAATGCGCTCTCCGGGGGCTCCCTCGCTCCGGCGCGAAGTCGAGCGTCAATTCTGGGCACAGATTGCGACGGGAATCACCAGCGAGAAGGCCGCCGAAGCGGTTGGTGTGTCGCCGGTGGTCGGCACTCGCTGGTTCCGGCATCGCGGAGGTATGCCCTTGATGATGGCGAAACCGATTTGTGGCCGGTATCTGTCATTCGCAGAGCGAGAAGAGATCGGGCTGCTGCGCGCACAAGAGGTCGGAGTGCGGGAAATCGCTCGTCGCATTGGTCGAAGCCCGTCAACGATCTCGAGGGAGTTGAAACGCAACGCGGCCACTCGCGGCGGCAAGCTGGAGTATCGAGCGTCCGTCGCGCATTGGAAGTCCGATCTCGTAGCCAAACGGCCCAAGCCAGCCAAGCTGGTGACGAACCCCCGGCTGCGCGATTATGTCCAGCAGCACTTGGAGGGGACGATCCACGATGCACGTGGACGCGTGGTCGACGGCCCTCGACAAGCCCCGTTCATCGGTCGGAACAAGCCACACCGCGGTGACCGCCGATGGGTGAATGGCTGGTCACCGGAGCAGATTGCCAACCGCCTTCGGGTGGACTTCCCGGATGATCCGTCGATGCGCATTTCCCACGAAGCGATCTACCAAGCGCTCTACATTCAAGGGCGGGGTGCCCTCAAGCGAGAGCTGGTCAGTTACCTGCGCACCGGGCGCGCGCTGCGCACGCCACGCGCTAGGTCCCAGGCCAAAGCCTGGGCCCATGTGAGTGACGAGGTGATGATCGCCAGCCGCCCTGCCGAGGCAGACGATCGCGCGGTGCCGGGGCACTGGGAGGGGGACTTGATTATCGGCCTCGACCGGTCGGCCATCGGGACGCTGGTCGAACGGTCAAGCCGCTTCACGATGCTGGTGCACCTGCCGCGCGAGACCGGCTATGGACTGAAGCCCCGGACGAAGACTGGTCCAGCGCTGGGAGGTTACGGAGCCATCACCATGGCCAACGCGCTCACGCGAACAGTGACCAAGCTCCCGAGCCATTTATGGCAGTCACTCACGTGGGATCGTGGCAAGGAACTGTCCGATCATGCGCGCTTCTCGATCGAGTCCGGTGTGAAGGTCTTCTTTGCGGACCCGCATAGTCCGTGGCAACGCGGCACCAACGAGAACACGAACGGGCTGCTCCGCCAATACTTCCCCAAGGGCACGGATCTGTCTCGATGGAGTGAGCAAGAGCTGCAAGCCGTCGCACTGGCTTTCAACAATAGGCCGCGCAAAACGTTAGGATGGAAGACGCCGGCAGAGGCGCTGAACGACCATCTAAAATCTGTCGCACAACCCGGTGTTGCGACGACCGATTGA